The Scleropages formosus chromosome 11, fSclFor1.1, whole genome shotgun sequence genome window below encodes:
- the gse1b gene encoding genetic suppressor element 1 isoform X6 — protein sequence MHVEGSSISSESSPVSSPATNHSSPVSTPKRGPMGPIIVPAGGHTVPSTPPVVTIAPTKTVNGLWRSESRQAESGPRGASRDRLGTEPTVHQEKGGPSIPAHLIGNPYAFGLTPSSVVQDTRFQPLNLPQQLPHVPAPTGVPEEYLRSFRPYATAEDLRMPSLPLGLDPATAAAAAAYYHPGYLPHPSFSAYRMDDSFCLSSLRSPFYPLTAGSLPPLHPSAMHMHLPGMRYPGDLSALQSERLSERLQMEDELRQREREREREREKEREREAEREREREREREKELEREREREREREKEREREREREREREAERLKERAREKELQASKVIESHYLAELHAARGAVDDRAKPGERLTPSRPDKTKEASLPAPKPVQPALHPALAAAHHAVPGLLSAHSAYLGPGGVPPGALAAAMMLQRANEEERWLARQRKLRQEKEDRQYQVSEFRQQLLEQHMDLGRPAEGTDLRAEGQRPLPNHHESGSRDILPHLGAPPPLISPKPQQRDHAQPPPPPPPTTLWNPVSLIDTASDSRRSQEALPSSGYDPSRTAPALSKPERHLGPDKLEDGVKRKEASEKCSTMRPPGLLEPGAYLAELEKSAHNFLSQQRASLSLPNQYSDLGGVHKASAPYRGLLGPIRPGPDPMIVYDEFLQQHRRLVSKLDVEERRRREAREKGYYYDLDDSYDESDEEEVRAHLRRVADQPPLKLDDSSEKLEFLRLFNLTTHAHREELLQQKRRKRRRMLRERSPSPTVMQSKRQTPPPARSPLTTRFTPEQMNSSPELEDKKKFLTMFSLSHVNVQQRKDSEKVVELLQAIKQKTVTLDSIRHAPQPLCKSPSTLHSGPSVDQPPVNSDKQLGTRPRSPSPADIQRPVEASSHTEQRRVTADVSGPKVPPLASFPDRPRQSEGQPSKKNSSLLHSMWPSLHQKDASHSLNGKTKPWESFTAEEFAQQFHESVLQSTQKALQKHKGGASLLAEPNHKLDASVHYNIPELQRPPSRGGHSQPNGQHCPLPPPRETPGALDEQSEEEDSGDEEMDDDEMQTPRWQGIEAIYEAYQEYMDEQNIERQVLQSQCRKLEAHHYNLSLTAEQLSHSMGELMAQKQKLASEREKLQAELDYFRKCLTLPLAQGSRGYFKGYPPR from the exons GCTGAATCCGGCCCTCGGGGGGCCAGCCGGGACCGTCTGGGCACCGAGCCCACCGTACACCAGGAGAAGGGGGGGCCCTCAATCCCCGCTCACCTCATCGGGAACCCTTACGCCTTTGGCCTGACACCCAGCTCTGTCGTACAGGACACCCGCTTCCAGCCGCTCAA CTTGCCACAACAATTGCCCCATGTGCCCGCCCCCACTGGTGTCCCAGAGGAGTACCTTCGTAGCTTTAGACCCTATGCAACAGCAGAGGACCTGCGCATGCCTTCACTCCCCCTGGGCCTGGAtcctgcaaccgcagccgctgctgcagCCTACTACCACCCCGGGTACTTGCCCCACCCATCTTTCTCTGCCTACAG GATGGACGACTCCTTTTGCCTGTCCTCGCTGAGGTCGCCTTTCTACCCACTGACAGCTGGATCCCTGCCCCCCCTGCACCCCTCTGCCATGCACATGCACCTGCCTGGCATGCGCTACCCAGGGGACCTCTCAGCCCTCCAGTCCGAGCGCCTGTCAGAGAG GCTGCAGATGGAGGATGAGCTACGCCAGCGGGAAAGGGAGCGCGAAAGGGAGcgagagaaggagagggaacGCGAGGCCGAGCGGGAGCGAGAACGCGAGCGGGAACGGGAGAAGGAGCTGGAGCgtgagagggaaagagagagggagcgtGAGAAGGAACGGGAGAGAGAGCGTGAacgggagagagagcgagaggcagAAAGGCTAAAGGAGCGAGCACGGGAGAAGGAGCTGCAGGCCTCCAAGGTCATTGAGAGCCACTACCTGGCAGAGCTACACGCTGCCCGGGGAGCTGTGGATGACAGAGCCAAACCTGGGGAGAGGCTGACTCCCAGCAGGCCGG ACAAGACCAAAGAAGCATCTCTGCCTGCCCCCAAACCGGTCCAGCCAGCGCTCCACCCAGCTTTGGCTGCTGCCCACCATGCAGTGCCTGGCCTCCTGTCTGCCCACAGTGCTTACCTGGGGCCAGGTGGGGTACCCCCAGGGGCCCTGGCTGCAGCCATGATGCTTCAGCGAGCCAATGAGGAGGAGCGCTGGCTTGCCCGGCAGCGGAAGCTGCGGCAAGAGAAAGAGGACCGGCAGTACCAAGTGTCTGAATTTCGGCAGCAACTTCTGGAGCAGCACATGGACCTAGGTCGGCCCGCGGAGGGGACAGACCTGCGGGCAGAGGGACAGCG GCCCCTCCCAAACCACCACGAGTCAGGCAGCAGAGACATTCTCCCCCACCTGGGGGCGCCTCCGCCCCTCATTTCACCCAAACCACAGCAGAGAGATCATGCCcagcctccacctccacctccacccacTACCCTGTGGAACCCCGTTTCCCTGATTGACACAGCCTCTGACTCTCGACGCAGTCAAGAGGCCCTCCCCTCCAGTGGCTACGACCCCAGCCGGACAGCCCCAGCTCTAAGCAAACCAGAGAGGCACCTAGGCCCTGACAAGCTGGAGGATGGGGTCAAGAGGAAAGAGGCCTCAGAGAAGTGCTCCACCATGAGGCCACCTGGGCTCCTGGAGCCCGGTGCCTATTTGGCAGAGCTGGAGAAATCGGCACACAACTTCCTGAGCCAACAGAGGGCATCTTTGTCCCTGCCGAACCAGTACAGTGACCTTGGTGGTGTGCATAAGGCCAGTGCCCCTTACAGGGGCCTTCTGGGACCCATCCGGCCAGGGCCTGACCCAATGATAGTGTACGATGAGTTCTTGCAGCAGCATCGCCGGCTGGTCAGCAAGTTGGacgtggaggagaggaggaggagggaggccAGGGAGAAAG GCTACTACTACGACCTGGACGACTCGTATGATGAAAGCGACGAGGAGGAAGTGCGAGCACACCTGCGCCGGGTGGCGGATCAGCCTCCCCTCAAACTGGATGACTCCTCTGAG AAACTGGAGTTCCTGCGCTTGTTCAACCTGACCACACATGCCCATCgggaggagctgctgcagcagaaaaggaggaaaaggcgAAGGATGCTGCGGGAAcggagcccctcccccaccgtcATGCAGAGCAAGCGGCAGACTCCACCTCCGGCCCGATCCCCCCTCACTACTCGCTTCACACCTGAGCAGATGAACAGCTCCCCTGAGCTGGAGGACAAGAAGAAGTTCCTCACCATGTTCAGCCTGTCTCATGTCAATGTCCAGCAGAGGAAGG ACAGTGAGAAGgtggtggagctgctgcaggcaataaaacaaaagactGTGACTCTGGACTCCATCCGACATGCACCGCAGCCCCTCTGCAAGAGCCCCTCCACCCTACACTCCG GCCCCAGCGTAGACCAGCCTCCTGTCAACTCTGACAAGCAGCTTGGCACGAGACCCCGTAGCCCATCACCTGCTGATATCCAGAGGCCTGTTGAGGCCAGCAGCCATACAGAACAGCGGAGGGTTACTGCAGATGTGTCGGGGCCAAAGGTCCCTCCCCTGGCCTCTTTCCCTGACAGGCCCAGGCAGAGCGAGGGCCAGCCCAGCAAGAAGAACTCCAGCCTCTTGCACAGCATGTGGCCTTCGCTTCACCAGAAGGATGCCTCCCACAGCCTCAACGGAAAGACCAAACCTTGGGAGAGCTTCACAGCTGAGGAGTTTGCCCAACAGTTCCACGAATCTGTGCTGCAGTCCACCCAAAAGGCACTACAGAAGCACAAAG GTGGAGCCTCCCTTCTTGCCGAGCCCAACCACAAGCTGGATGCCTCCGTGCACTATAACATCCCAGAGCTGCAGAGACCCCCTAGCCGAGGAGGTCACTCTCAGCCCAATGGGCAGCACTGCCCCCTTCCTCCACCCCGAGAGACACCCGGAGCTCTGGATGAGCAGTCTGAGGAGGAGGACTCTGGGGATGAAGAAATGGATGATGATGAGATGCAGACCCCACGGTGGCAGGGCATCGAAGCCATCTATGAAGCCTACCAGGAGTACATGGATG AGCAAAACATTGAGCGGCAAGTGCTTCAGAGCCAGTGCAGGAAGCTGGAGGCCCATCACTACAACCTGAGCCTGACCGCCGAGCAGCTCTCCCACAGCATGGGG GAGCTCATGGCCCAGAAGCAGAAGCTGGCGTCCGAGAGGGAGAAGCTCCAGGCCGAGCTGGATTATTTCCGAAAGTGCCTGACGCTGCCACTGGCGCAGGGTTCCAGGGGGTACTTCAAGGGCtatccaccaaggtga
- the gins2 gene encoding DNA replication complex GINS protein PSF2 isoform X3, translating into MGDLGPFNPGLPVNVPVWLALNLKQRQKCRIVPPEWMDVEKLEEIREQERKEDMFTPMPSSHYMELTKLLLNHASDNIPRADEIRTLVKDIWDTRVAKLRLSADSFISQQEAHAKLDNLTLMEINTSRMFLLDSLDCMYKLRTNLLSRGGAPKGHDY; encoded by the exons ATG GGGGACCTCGGACCCTTCAACCCCGGTTTGCCGGTGAATGTGCCCGTGTGGCTCGCCCTCAACCTGAAGCAGAGGCagaagtgcaggatcgttcccCCAGAGTGGATGGACGTTG AAAAGCTGGAGGAAATCAGAGAGCAGGAGCGCAAAGAGGACATGTTCACCCCAATGCCAAGTTCTCACTACATGGAGCTGACAAAGTTGCTCCTCAACCA CGCGTCTGACAACATCCCCAGAGCAGATGAGATCAGGACCCTGGTGAAGGACATCTGGGACACGCGTGTGGCCAAATTGCGCCTGTCAGCAGACAGCTTCATCAGCCAGCAGGAGGCCCACGCCAAG ctggacAACCTGACACTCATGGAGATAAACACCAGCCGAATGTTCCTCCTCGACTCTCTTGACTGCATGTACAAGTTACGCACCAACCTGCTGTCCCGGGGCGGCGCTCCTAAGGGCCACGACTACTAG